The nucleotide sequence TTCCTGGCCCTGCCCCAGCTGATTCGGGAGCAGGAGCCTAAGGCCACCATTGGGTTCTTTCTGCATATTCCCTTTCCATCCAATGAGTTGCTTCGGTTATTACCCCGACGATGCCGGGACTATTTGCTGACGGGGCTGCTGGGCGCTGACCTGATCGGCTTTCATACGAATGACTACCTGATTCATTTTCTCAAATCCGTTCAGCTGAACCTAGGCTTGCCCCATACGTTAGCGAAGATTTTTAATCAGGATCGGGCGGTACAGTGTCAGGCGTTTCCGATTGGAATCAATTATGGCCTGTATAATGATGGCTATAATCAGCCGGAGGTGATTGAGGAGCGGAGGGCTCTGAAAGAATCGTACCCGGGCAAGATTATCTTCTCGGTCGACCGGCTAGATTACACCAAGGGGGTCATGCAGCGGCTCGACGCGCTGGAAGCTTTCCTGCAGGCACACCCCGAATGGAAAGGCAATCTGGTGTTTATTCTGGTGGTGATTCCGTCGCGCGACGAGATTCAGACGTACTGGGAACGTAAGCAGATGATTGAGCAGGCCGTTGGACGGATCAATGGGAAGTTCGCTACGTTGACCTGGGTGCCGATCGTGTACCGCTATGCGTCACTGAGCTTTCCGCAGCTTCTGGCTTTATACACCGCCTGCGATGTAGCTATGATTACCCCGCTTCGGGACGGAATGAACCTGGTCGCCAAGGAGTTTGTGGCTTCGCGGCAGGATCAGCAGGGCGTTCTGCTGCTGAGTGAGCTGACCGGCGCGGCCAATGAACTGGGCGAAGCCCTGCTGGTTAACCCGCTGGATGAATATGAAGTAGCCGATCAGTTAAACGCAGGGCTGACTATGGCCCCGGAGGAGCAGCAGCGCCGGATTGCCATTATGCAACAGCGAATTGCCGGGTATGACGTAAAGCAGTGGGCCAATGAATTTTTTGAGTCTCTGCTGACCGCCCGGCGAGGTCAGGAAAAAAGCCCGGTCCGGAGCCTGAAAGGAGTCGGCAAGCATAAACTGCTCACGGCTTATGAACAGGCTCAGTCCCGGCTGTTGCTGCTGGACTATGACGGCACACTAGCCGAGTTTGCGAGCAAGCCCGAACTGGCGGCTCCTTCGGCGGAAGTGCTCGAACTGTTACGCGAACTGGCGGCAATACCCCAGAACAAGGTTGTGGTTATCAGCGGGCGGGCGCATGACACCCTCGAAGACTGGCTGTCGGGTTTGCCCATTGACATTGTAGCCGAACACGGAACGTTTATCCGGCAGGAGGGAAGCTGGCGAAGCCCGGTGCTGGACGACGGGAGCTGGAAGGATACTGTACGGCCGCTGATGGCGGATTTCGTGAGTCGGTGCGCGGGGTCATTCATTGAGGAGAAAAGTCATTCGCTGGCCTGGCATTACCGGAACGTCAGCGAGGCTATGGGCTTTGATCGGTCGCGGGAAATGATCACTACGCTGCAGTCGCTGCTGCCCTATCAGCTGCGCGTCATTGACGGGAACAAAGTTGTGGAGGTGAAAAATGCGGATACGGACAAAGGTCGGATGGCGAAGCAGCTGGCCATGGCTTACCCCTACGAGTTTGTGCTGGCCATTGGCGACGACCGAACTGATGAGGATCTGTTTTCTGTCCTGCTGTCGCCCACTCATCACACCATCAAAGTAGGCAGGGGAGCAACCAGCGCCGGCTACCGGCTCGATTCGGTGCCGCAGGTGCTGGCTTTGCTCCACGAACTGGTCAATCATTCCCAACTCGCCAAAACGGAATAGGCCGGCCGTATAACAGGTCGGGTACACGCTAATGGAAACCCCTAAACGTTACGTCGGAACCCCGGTTGTATTCATTGCCGACGATCAGCCCGATGATCAGTATCTGTATCGGCAGGCATTCAGTGAAGCCTGCCCCACGGCCGTTTTGTATTTTTTCGTGGATAAGGCGGAGCTGCTGGCGGCTCTGCGGGGCGATGTGTATCCCAGACCTTCCCTGCTGATTATGGACTGGAATATGATTAGCTGTAAAGGATACGCGGCTCTGGCTGAGCTGGCGCAGACGCCCGACTGGCGAACGATTTCGGTGGCTATCCTGGCAAGTTCCGATCGACCGGTTGACGAAGATAGATGCCAGCAATTCGGCTGTGAGTTAATCCTGCCTAAGGAAACACAGCACGAGAAACTGGTTGGTCAACTCGCGGGTCTGATACAGGCTTTCGCCTGACCGCCAATTGACTCGATAGGATCGTAACTGTCACCTGGCCGGGGTAGTATGGGGAAGCCGGAGTCTGTCGGCGGACCGTTTCCTTATTTTCTCGTTCCAGATGATTCCG is from Spirosoma taeanense and encodes:
- a CDS encoding bifunctional alpha,alpha-trehalose-phosphate synthase (UDP-forming)/trehalose-phosphatase gives rise to the protein MKNNRLIIISYRLPFSIQVQNKVTTVKPSSGGLVTAVKSLDLSASSQKPVWIGCADFTQRTWEKHRHEVNDDFEYVPVFLDKATNKHFYNGFANSVLWPLFHYFPSYVDYHDEDLAAYQTANQQVCEKVMELLQPNDLVWVHDYHFLALPQLIREQEPKATIGFFLHIPFPSNELLRLLPRRCRDYLLTGLLGADLIGFHTNDYLIHFLKSVQLNLGLPHTLAKIFNQDRAVQCQAFPIGINYGLYNDGYNQPEVIEERRALKESYPGKIIFSVDRLDYTKGVMQRLDALEAFLQAHPEWKGNLVFILVVIPSRDEIQTYWERKQMIEQAVGRINGKFATLTWVPIVYRYASLSFPQLLALYTACDVAMITPLRDGMNLVAKEFVASRQDQQGVLLLSELTGAANELGEALLVNPLDEYEVADQLNAGLTMAPEEQQRRIAIMQQRIAGYDVKQWANEFFESLLTARRGQEKSPVRSLKGVGKHKLLTAYEQAQSRLLLLDYDGTLAEFASKPELAAPSAEVLELLRELAAIPQNKVVVISGRAHDTLEDWLSGLPIDIVAEHGTFIRQEGSWRSPVLDDGSWKDTVRPLMADFVSRCAGSFIEEKSHSLAWHYRNVSEAMGFDRSREMITTLQSLLPYQLRVIDGNKVVEVKNADTDKGRMAKQLAMAYPYEFVLAIGDDRTDEDLFSVLLSPTHHTIKVGRGATSAGYRLDSVPQVLALLHELVNHSQLAKTE
- a CDS encoding response regulator encodes the protein METPKRYVGTPVVFIADDQPDDQYLYRQAFSEACPTAVLYFFVDKAELLAALRGDVYPRPSLLIMDWNMISCKGYAALAELAQTPDWRTISVAILASSDRPVDEDRCQQFGCELILPKETQHEKLVGQLAGLIQAFA